One Sphingomonas sabuli genomic region harbors:
- a CDS encoding recombinase family protein, whose product MMPTTVDLQQKRCAIYTRRSVEQGLDHQFSSLEAQRAICSAYVASQQPKGWTEIPKHYDDGGQSGGNLNRPALQDLLSDVESGVVDVVVIYKLDRISRTLLDFVRLMDLFESFGVAFVAVTQNFDTADSTGRLILNVLLTFAQFEREISSDRLRDKFTAMRQRGLFVGGNPPFGYDLVDKKLVVNEPEAEVIRWMFRRYLEAKSYVTVSRELARRGVLRRSRVSKRGNFVRGRGISASSVWNMLGNPLYAGQVRNKGNCYPGIHDAIIPEDLWEDVQALRAKRTRAKVVEIYKTDLLRDLIYDGFGRKMGVFRDRRYREVRRYYISNQSEWGRRHGARRYRVKADPLEQLVLGSITSLLSNREQVRGLLLETGNHDGKLNKLCGAGDRIAKALESATPKRAQCILKALIERIELSSSWVKIIVRLSELPRLLQWDGIGLFRGDTIAWERSHQTTVIEIPANAVSMKRELTLLLKRRSAESAQLPNKHLVAMLDKARVAQAALDDRNVYTVTDLAMKVHCHPKRFTQLARLNYLAPDIVAAIRDGSQPAGLTCRTLYSVELPMDWALQRRILGFPDQPDFLRAAPGW is encoded by the coding sequence ATGATGCCCACCACCGTCGACCTTCAGCAAAAGCGCTGCGCGATTTACACTCGGCGGAGCGTCGAACAGGGACTCGATCATCAGTTCAGCTCGCTTGAGGCGCAGCGTGCAATTTGTTCGGCTTACGTCGCCAGCCAGCAGCCAAAGGGCTGGACGGAAATTCCGAAGCACTACGACGACGGCGGCCAGTCGGGAGGCAACCTCAATCGCCCTGCTCTCCAGGACCTCCTGAGCGACGTCGAGTCGGGCGTGGTCGACGTTGTCGTCATCTACAAGCTCGATCGTATCAGCCGGACCCTTCTCGACTTCGTCCGGTTGATGGACCTGTTCGAGAGCTTTGGTGTCGCATTTGTCGCGGTCACGCAGAACTTTGATACTGCAGACAGTACCGGCCGCCTCATCCTGAACGTCCTGCTCACGTTCGCACAGTTCGAACGCGAAATCTCTTCCGACCGGCTTCGAGACAAGTTCACTGCAATGCGCCAGCGCGGGCTCTTTGTCGGCGGCAATCCCCCGTTCGGTTACGATCTCGTCGACAAGAAACTCGTCGTGAACGAGCCAGAAGCCGAGGTCATCCGCTGGATGTTCAGGCGCTATCTCGAGGCGAAAAGCTACGTGACCGTCTCGCGCGAACTGGCAAGACGCGGAGTCCTACGCAGAAGCCGCGTATCAAAGCGCGGCAACTTCGTCCGCGGTCGCGGAATCTCTGCCTCAAGCGTGTGGAATATGCTCGGCAATCCGCTCTACGCGGGCCAGGTTCGCAATAAGGGCAACTGCTATCCCGGCATCCACGATGCAATCATTCCCGAAGACCTCTGGGAAGACGTCCAGGCGCTCCGCGCCAAGCGAACGCGGGCAAAGGTCGTGGAGATCTACAAGACCGACTTGCTGCGCGACCTCATCTACGATGGGTTTGGACGCAAGATGGGTGTGTTCCGCGACCGACGCTATCGTGAGGTCAGGCGCTATTACATTTCCAACCAGTCGGAGTGGGGCCGCCGCCACGGGGCACGGCGCTACCGGGTCAAAGCCGACCCGCTTGAACAACTGGTTCTCGGCTCGATCACATCCTTGCTGAGCAATCGCGAGCAGGTGCGGGGGCTGCTGCTCGAGACCGGCAATCACGACGGCAAACTCAACAAGCTTTGCGGTGCCGGAGATCGCATCGCGAAAGCCCTTGAATCCGCCACGCCCAAGCGTGCGCAGTGCATCCTGAAAGCGCTGATCGAGCGAATTGAACTGTCGAGCTCCTGGGTCAAGATCATCGTCCGCCTGTCGGAACTGCCCAGGCTTCTGCAGTGGGACGGGATCGGACTCTTTCGCGGCGACACGATCGCATGGGAACGCTCACATCAGACCACCGTGATAGAAATTCCCGCCAATGCTGTTTCGATGAAACGCGAATTGACGCTCCTGCTAAAGCGACGAAGCGCTGAGTCTGCGCAGCTCCCGAACAAGCACCTCGTGGCGATGCTGGACAAGGCGCGGGTTGCCCAGGCCGCCCTCGATGACCGGAACGTCTATACAGTCACCGACCTTGCCATGAAGGTGCACTGCCATCCCAAGCGCTTCACCCAGCTGGCGCGACTGAACTATCTCGCGCCGGATATCGTCGCGGCCATTCGGGACGGATCACAGCCAGCGGGATTGACGTGCCGTACGCTCTATTCAGTTGAGCTACCGATGGATTGGGCGCTCCAGCGCCGTATCTTGGGCTTTCCCGATCAACCTGATTTCCTGAGGGCAGCGCCTGGCTGGTAG
- a CDS encoding MFS transporter, which produces MTANASAANSTPLERDAQLLTSHDAKVGPGDIAIGVIIGRTSEFFDFFVYAIASVLVFPSYVFPFADPLTATLYSFALFSLAFVGRPIGTLIFTYLDQKHGRGVKLTIALFLLGGSTIAIALLAGYAQIGAASIGLLGFFRLMQGVALGGTWDGLPSLLSLNAPSAKRGWYAMIPQLGAPLGLVLASALFAYFLGILSPQDFLSWGWRYPFFVALAINVVALFARLRLVQTPEFKRLFDNRELQPSPPFATLRAQWRTIVLGSFAPLASFALFHLVTVFPLSWVKLTTNESLVRFLLLEALGAAVCVLAMLGSGAIADRVGRRAVLGVSAALIGAYSGFAPQLLGAGEIGEAFYMLSGFVLLGLAFGQSSGIVNASFDRQHRYTGAAIVSNSAWFFGAGFAPLVALFLASQIGLWAIGLYLLSGVIGTLGALFINRELAGRTA; this is translated from the coding sequence ATGACCGCCAACGCTTCGGCAGCGAACTCCACACCGCTCGAGCGCGATGCGCAGCTGCTTACCTCGCATGACGCAAAGGTCGGCCCGGGGGATATCGCCATCGGCGTGATCATCGGTCGCACCAGCGAATTCTTCGACTTCTTCGTTTACGCCATCGCCTCGGTACTGGTGTTCCCAAGCTACGTCTTTCCCTTTGCCGACCCGCTGACGGCGACCCTTTATTCGTTCGCCCTTTTCTCGCTGGCCTTCGTCGGACGGCCGATCGGGACGCTGATCTTTACCTATCTCGACCAGAAGCATGGGCGCGGCGTGAAGCTGACCATTGCCCTGTTCCTGCTTGGCGGATCGACGATCGCCATCGCGCTGCTGGCGGGCTACGCACAGATCGGCGCGGCGAGCATCGGATTGCTCGGCTTCTTCCGTCTGATGCAAGGTGTGGCGCTGGGCGGGACGTGGGACGGTCTTCCCTCGCTGCTGTCGCTGAATGCGCCGTCCGCAAAGCGGGGTTGGTACGCCATGATTCCCCAGCTGGGGGCACCGCTCGGCCTAGTCCTTGCCAGCGCGCTGTTCGCCTATTTCCTCGGCATCCTGTCGCCGCAGGATTTCCTGAGTTGGGGTTGGCGCTACCCGTTCTTCGTCGCGCTGGCGATCAATGTCGTTGCGCTGTTCGCGCGCCTGCGGCTGGTCCAGACCCCCGAATTCAAGCGCCTGTTCGACAATCGCGAGCTGCAGCCTTCGCCGCCGTTCGCGACCCTTCGCGCGCAATGGCGGACGATCGTCCTGGGCTCCTTCGCCCCGCTCGCCAGCTTTGCGCTGTTCCACCTGGTGACGGTGTTCCCGCTGTCCTGGGTGAAGCTGACCACGAACGAGAGCCTGGTGCGCTTCCTTCTCCTCGAAGCCCTCGGCGCGGCAGTGTGCGTGCTGGCGATGCTCGGGTCCGGAGCCATTGCCGACCGCGTCGGCCGTCGCGCCGTGCTCGGCGTGTCGGCCGCGCTGATCGGAGCGTACAGCGGCTTTGCACCCCAATTGCTCGGCGCGGGCGAGATTGGCGAGGCGTTCTACATGCTCAGCGGTTTCGTCCTGCTCGGCCTCGCCTTTGGGCAATCGTCAGGCATAGTAAATGCCAGCTTCGACCGGCAGCATCGCTACACCGGCGCCGCCATCGTCTCGAACTCGGCGTGGTTCTTCGGGGCAGGCTTCGCGCCGCTCGTCGCGCTGTTCCTCGCGAGCCAAATCGGACTGTGGGCGATCGGGCTTTACCTCCTGTCGGGCGTCATCGGCACCCTGGGCGCGCTGTTCATCAACCGGGAATTGGCGGGCCGAACCGCGTAA
- the cyoA gene encoding ubiquinol oxidase subunit II — translation MLQRILPIPDRTRACLALAALALLSGCSSEVLNPAGDVARQQRDIIFISTGLMLLIIVPVLILICLFAWRYRKGKGGTYDPNFDHSTALELVIWSAPLLIIIALGALTWSSTHLLDPFRPLDRLAAGGQEASAPKEDVLRVQVVSMDWKWLFIYPEEGIATVNELVLPLNRQVRFDMTSTNMMNTFYAPTLAGMIYTMPGMQSQLHAVLNKPGTYSGLSANYSGAGFSDMRFTLHGVDRAGFEAWAAKAKSSGKSLDLATYQKLELPSEKVPPIVFGAVDPDLYRRILERCVNPGTPCMSQLMAHDRRAGGDPRDVRPGAGMPAAGSSMPQHGKPEGALLKSPSEKGSGANITKPADPDAALGTRKPGAEENRNMSAIHPHHAPAASRQAQA, via the coding sequence ATGCTGCAGCGAATCCTTCCCATTCCTGACCGCACGCGAGCGTGCCTCGCGCTGGCCGCGCTTGCGCTCCTTTCGGGCTGTTCGAGTGAGGTGTTGAACCCTGCCGGTGACGTCGCTCGGCAGCAGCGCGACATCATTTTCATTTCGACCGGCCTGATGCTGCTGATCATCGTCCCGGTCCTGATCCTTATCTGCCTGTTCGCGTGGCGCTATCGCAAAGGGAAGGGCGGAACCTACGACCCGAATTTCGATCACTCGACCGCACTCGAACTGGTTATCTGGTCGGCGCCGCTGCTCATCATCATCGCGCTCGGCGCCCTGACGTGGTCGAGCACGCACTTGCTCGACCCGTTCCGTCCACTCGATCGCTTGGCCGCCGGCGGCCAGGAAGCGAGCGCTCCCAAGGAAGACGTGCTGCGCGTCCAGGTCGTGTCGATGGATTGGAAGTGGCTATTCATTTATCCCGAAGAGGGCATTGCGACGGTCAATGAGCTGGTCCTTCCGCTGAACCGCCAGGTGCGGTTCGACATGACGTCGACCAACATGATGAACACCTTCTACGCGCCCACGCTGGCCGGGATGATTTACACGATGCCCGGGATGCAGAGCCAGTTGCACGCGGTGCTCAACAAACCGGGTACCTATTCCGGATTGTCCGCCAATTATAGCGGTGCCGGGTTCAGTGACATGCGGTTCACCTTGCATGGCGTCGATCGTGCGGGCTTCGAGGCATGGGCCGCAAAAGCGAAGTCATCCGGAAAGTCGCTCGACCTCGCGACCTACCAAAAGCTGGAATTGCCGAGCGAGAAAGTGCCGCCGATCGTGTTCGGCGCGGTCGATCCCGACCTCTATCGCCGGATCCTCGAACGCTGCGTCAATCCCGGCACCCCCTGCATGTCGCAGCTGATGGCGCATGACCGGCGTGCCGGTGGCGATCCGCGCGACGTTCGGCCAGGAGCCGGCATGCCGGCGGCCGGCAGTTCGATGCCGCAACATGGCAAGCCCGAAGGCGCGCTCCTGAAATCGCCGAGTGAAAAGGGATCGGGGGCCAATATTACAAAGCCTGCCGACCCCGATGCAGCCTTGGGAACGCGCAAGCCGGGCGCCGAGGAAAATCGCAACATGTCCGCTATCCATCCCCACCATGCGCCGGCAGCCAGCCGCCAGGCGCAGGCCTGA
- the cyoB gene encoding cytochrome o ubiquinol oxidase subunit I, with translation MFDQPLSKIIFGRLTWESFPVHEPILLVTFAVVALLGVGILAAVTKYRLWGWLWREWFTTVDHKKIGIMYMILGIVMLLRGFADALMMRLQQAMAFGGNEGYLNAHHYDQIFTAHGTIMIFFVAIPLISGVINFVMPLQIGARDVAFPYLNSVSFWLTAAGAGLVMVSLFVGEFSTAGWLNYVPVANLQNSPGTGPDYYLWALQIAGVGTTLSAINMVTTVLKMRAPGMTMMKMPVFTWTALCSQVLAIAIFPALTGAFALLILDRYVGTNFFTNDLGGNPMMYWNLVWLWGHPEVYVLVLPVFGIYSEITSTFSGKRLFGYSSMVYATVVITILSYLVWLHHFFTMGSGASVNSFFGIATMIISIPTGAKIFNWLFTMYRGQIRFELPMMWVVAFMITFVVGGMTGVLLAVPPADFVLHNSLFLVAHFHNVIIGGVVFGLFGGMVYWFPKAFGFKLDNFWGKISFWGWVIGYWVAWTPIYIVGLMGTTRRVRHFDDPSLQIWFIIAGIGALIILVGILAFVIQIAVSIKNRDKLRDTTGDPWDGRTLEWSTASPPPPYNFAFTPVVHELDAWYDMKSHGAARPTSGFVPIHMPRNTGTGVILAGLSAVLGFAMIWYIWWLAALAFAALLVVAFGHSFNYNRDYYIPVDEVTAEESARTRLLKAEA, from the coding sequence GTGTTCGACCAGCCGCTCAGCAAGATCATCTTCGGACGTCTGACCTGGGAAAGCTTTCCAGTTCACGAGCCGATCCTTCTCGTCACGTTCGCCGTGGTCGCGCTGCTTGGCGTGGGAATTCTCGCCGCAGTGACGAAATATCGCTTGTGGGGCTGGTTGTGGCGCGAATGGTTCACCACCGTCGACCACAAGAAGATCGGGATCATGTACATGATTCTGGGCATCGTCATGCTGCTGCGCGGTTTCGCCGACGCACTGATGATGCGGCTTCAGCAGGCGATGGCGTTCGGAGGGAACGAAGGTTACCTCAACGCCCACCATTACGATCAGATCTTCACCGCCCACGGGACGATCATGATCTTCTTCGTCGCCATTCCGCTCATCAGCGGCGTGATCAACTTCGTCATGCCGTTGCAGATCGGCGCTCGTGACGTTGCCTTCCCGTATCTCAACTCCGTGAGCTTCTGGCTGACCGCGGCCGGCGCGGGTCTGGTCATGGTCAGCCTGTTCGTCGGCGAATTCTCGACTGCCGGCTGGCTCAACTATGTTCCCGTCGCGAACCTCCAGAACAGTCCCGGCACAGGGCCCGACTATTATTTATGGGCGTTGCAGATCGCGGGCGTCGGAACGACGCTGTCGGCCATCAACATGGTGACGACCGTGCTCAAGATGCGCGCGCCCGGCATGACGATGATGAAGATGCCGGTGTTCACCTGGACGGCGCTGTGCAGCCAGGTGCTGGCGATTGCCATCTTTCCCGCACTGACGGGGGCGTTCGCGCTGCTGATACTCGACCGCTACGTGGGAACGAACTTCTTCACCAACGATCTCGGCGGAAACCCGATGATGTACTGGAACCTCGTCTGGTTGTGGGGACATCCCGAGGTTTACGTCCTCGTCCTGCCGGTGTTCGGCATCTATTCCGAGATCACCTCGACCTTCTCTGGCAAGCGGCTGTTCGGTTATTCGTCGATGGTTTACGCGACCGTCGTCATCACCATCCTCAGCTACCTCGTCTGGCTCCACCATTTTTTCACGATGGGTTCGGGCGCGAGCGTGAACAGCTTCTTCGGCATCGCGACGATGATCATCTCCATCCCGACCGGCGCGAAGATATTCAACTGGCTGTTCACGATGTATCGCGGCCAGATCCGCTTCGAGCTGCCGATGATGTGGGTGGTCGCCTTCATGATCACCTTCGTGGTCGGGGGAATGACCGGCGTGCTGCTGGCAGTGCCGCCCGCGGACTTCGTGCTGCACAATTCGTTGTTCCTCGTCGCCCACTTCCACAACGTCATCATCGGCGGCGTGGTGTTCGGCCTGTTTGGCGGCATGGTCTACTGGTTCCCCAAGGCGTTCGGCTTCAAGCTCGACAACTTCTGGGGCAAGATCAGCTTCTGGGGCTGGGTGATCGGTTACTGGGTGGCCTGGACGCCAATCTACATCGTCGGCCTGATGGGCACCACGCGCCGTGTCCGCCATTTCGACGATCCCAGCCTGCAGATCTGGTTCATCATCGCCGGCATTGGCGCGCTGATCATCCTCGTCGGAATCCTGGCATTCGTGATCCAGATCGCGGTCAGCATCAAGAACCGCGACAAGCTGCGCGACACGACCGGCGACCCCTGGGACGGGAGGACGCTGGAATGGTCGACCGCGTCGCCGCCCCCGCCCTACAACTTCGCCTTCACGCCCGTCGTGCATGAACTGGATGCCTGGTACGACATGAAGTCCCATGGCGCCGCGCGTCCGACGAGCGGCTTCGTGCCCATCCATATGCCGCGCAACACAGGCACCGGAGTTATCCTTGCCGGCCTTTCCGCCGTGCTCGGCTTCGCCATGATCTGGTACATCTGGTGGCTCGCCGCCTTGGCCTTCGCCGCGCTGCTGGTGGTCGCGTTCGGGCACAGCTTCAACTACAACCGCGACTACTACATTCCGGTCGACGAGGTGACCGCCGAAGAGTCGGCGCGGACCCGCCTCCTGAAGGCGGAGGCCTGA
- the cyoC gene encoding cytochrome o ubiquinol oxidase subunit III, giving the protein MATEPTKKVAAKPRPRKKAVAKAIPATTFYQLKDDHAHGPGSATLLGFWIYLMSDALLFAALFATFGVLGASYAGGPTPREIFELPLVALNTAILLVSSITYGFAMLAMDSGAVKRTQMWLVATALLGISFVGIELFEFGKLIAEGATPQRSGFLSAFFTLVSTHGVHVTFGVVWIGIMLVQVQMRGLIPENRRRLLCLSMFWHFLDVVWIGVFTFVYLLGMLR; this is encoded by the coding sequence ATGGCGACCGAGCCCACCAAGAAAGTTGCCGCCAAGCCCCGGCCGCGCAAGAAGGCGGTAGCCAAGGCGATCCCGGCGACCACCTTTTACCAGCTGAAGGACGACCACGCTCACGGTCCGGGAAGCGCGACATTGCTCGGCTTCTGGATCTACCTGATGAGCGACGCGCTGCTCTTCGCAGCGCTGTTCGCGACGTTTGGCGTGCTCGGCGCCAGTTATGCCGGCGGCCCGACCCCACGCGAGATCTTCGAATTGCCGCTGGTCGCGCTCAACACAGCGATCTTGCTGGTGTCGTCGATCACGTACGGTTTCGCGATGCTGGCGATGGACAGCGGCGCGGTAAAGCGGACGCAAATGTGGCTCGTCGCTACCGCCCTGCTCGGCATAAGTTTCGTCGGGATCGAGCTGTTCGAATTCGGCAAACTGATCGCCGAGGGCGCCACGCCGCAGCGTAGCGGCTTCCTGTCAGCATTCTTCACGCTGGTTTCGACCCATGGAGTTCACGTCACCTTTGGCGTGGTCTGGATCGGCATCATGCTTGTCCAGGTTCAAATGCGGGGGCTCATCCCCGAGAACCGCCGCCGCCTGTTGTGCCTGAGCATGTTCTGGCACTTCCTCGACGTCGTCTGGATCGGCGTCTTCACCTTCGTCTATCTGCTGGGAATGCTGCGATGA
- the cyoD gene encoding cytochrome o ubiquinol oxidase subunit IV translates to MSASPHDTTPPVAEMAGHGSKQSYLVGFGLSAVLTAIPFWLVMSGALGSPGWTAIAVILFAVLQILVHTTCFLHVNTQAEGGWSMIAYIFTAVILIITIAGSLWIMFHLNSNMMPSMMVGEPSNVS, encoded by the coding sequence ATGAGCGCCTCGCCCCACGACACTACCCCGCCCGTCGCCGAGATGGCGGGACATGGTTCGAAGCAAAGCTATCTGGTCGGCTTTGGCCTGTCGGCGGTGCTGACGGCCATCCCCTTCTGGCTGGTGATGAGCGGAGCGCTCGGCAGTCCGGGCTGGACGGCGATTGCCGTAATCCTGTTCGCGGTGCTCCAGATCCTTGTTCACACGACCTGCTTCCTGCACGTCAACACGCAGGCCGAGGGCGGCTGGTCGATGATCGCGTACATCTTTACCGCGGTGATCCTGATCATCACGATCGCCGGGTCGCTCTGGATCATGTTCCACCTCAATTCGAACATGATGCCGAGCATGATGGTGGGCGAACCCAGCAACGTTTCGTGA
- a CDS encoding SURF1 family protein: MRTKRLLFITFCGLLFFLFAALGVWQLERRIWKLALIEQVDSRLRAAPVPVPDVTKWRGYDASANDYRRVEAIGVFQNDRETKVDALTERGAGFWLMTPLATGSGEILVNRGFVPTDEASWSRPQGRVIVRGLLRPTEPDGRFLRPNRPSEERWFSRDVAAIARARHLARVAPFFIDADRSGAANEPPIGGMTVVTFRNAHLSYVITWFALALLSAAGLVLLSRDRQKPI, from the coding sequence GTGAGGACGAAGCGACTCCTTTTCATTACCTTCTGCGGTCTCCTTTTCTTCCTTTTCGCCGCCTTGGGGGTTTGGCAGCTCGAGCGGCGTATCTGGAAGCTCGCGCTGATCGAGCAAGTCGACTCGCGGCTTCGCGCCGCACCCGTGCCCGTGCCTGACGTGACGAAGTGGAGGGGCTATGACGCGTCCGCCAACGACTATCGCAGGGTCGAGGCCATCGGCGTCTTCCAGAACGATCGCGAGACGAAAGTCGACGCGCTGACCGAGCGCGGCGCCGGCTTCTGGCTGATGACGCCCTTGGCCACAGGCTCGGGCGAGATCCTCGTCAATCGCGGTTTCGTCCCAACCGACGAAGCGTCTTGGAGCCGTCCGCAAGGCCGAGTCATCGTCCGCGGCCTACTGAGGCCGACGGAACCCGACGGCCGCTTCCTGCGACCAAACCGGCCGTCCGAGGAGCGATGGTTCTCACGGGACGTGGCGGCGATCGCTAGGGCGCGCCATCTTGCTCGGGTCGCGCCATTCTTCATCGATGCCGACCGGTCTGGCGCGGCCAACGAGCCCCCAATCGGCGGCATGACCGTCGTTACGTTCCGCAACGCGCACCTGTCCTATGTGATCACGTGGTTTGCGCTTGCGCTACTCTCGGCGGCGGGACTGGTACTCTTGTCGCGCGACCGCCAAAAGCCGATCTGA
- a CDS encoding ATP-binding protein: MDRPLLALTSRPLIGRSPKAAAAETMRQLVQLRWIAVVGQLVAILVSHFALGIVLPLTPMLAVVALLAAANLVFVVTIHRRMIPGELTIALLLDMAALTAQLYFSGGAGNPFISLYLLQVVLGAILLTPQVAGLLALAACAFTAFLNFRHFPLLLPAGDTGLLPIGRWLAFVMVAVLLVLFIARISRNAKLRDAYAASLAQRAVEEEGIVRMGLFASGAAHELGTPLSALAVIIADWERLTIFSSDPDLADEMADAKAEIDRCKAIVSNILHSAGKVRGVAMTSESARQLLETIAQRWTERRPNSRLRTDLAPLGNARVAAEPSLEQALWSLLENAAEASSGLIDLVGAIEDGNVVFAVLDRGPGFSEDQLDCAGRLYQSTKGPGHGLGLFLAANVARQLGGRLSIANRDDGGAEVLMRLPLIASKASE, translated from the coding sequence ATGGACCGCCCCCTCCTCGCCTTGACCAGCCGGCCGTTGATCGGCCGCTCTCCCAAGGCGGCGGCAGCGGAGACGATGCGGCAACTCGTGCAATTGCGCTGGATCGCCGTCGTTGGGCAACTCGTCGCGATCCTCGTCAGTCATTTTGCGCTCGGCATCGTGCTTCCCCTTACGCCGATGCTGGCGGTCGTCGCCTTGTTGGCTGCGGCCAATCTGGTTTTTGTCGTGACCATTCACAGGCGCATGATACCGGGCGAACTGACCATTGCGCTGTTGCTGGACATGGCCGCGCTCACGGCACAGCTCTACTTCAGCGGCGGTGCCGGGAATCCCTTCATCTCGCTCTACCTTTTGCAGGTTGTGCTTGGCGCGATCTTGCTGACGCCGCAGGTCGCTGGACTCCTGGCGCTCGCCGCCTGTGCGTTCACGGCGTTCCTCAACTTTCGTCACTTCCCGCTCTTGTTGCCGGCTGGCGACACCGGGCTCCTGCCAATCGGCCGCTGGTTGGCGTTCGTTATGGTCGCGGTACTGCTGGTATTGTTCATCGCTCGCATCAGCCGCAATGCGAAGCTGCGTGACGCCTACGCTGCCAGCCTCGCCCAGCGCGCGGTCGAGGAGGAAGGAATTGTCCGCATGGGCCTGTTCGCGAGCGGCGCGGCACACGAGTTGGGAACGCCGCTGTCGGCGCTTGCCGTGATCATCGCAGACTGGGAGCGGTTAACAATATTTTCGTCCGATCCGGACCTGGCCGATGAGATGGCGGATGCGAAGGCCGAAATTGACCGCTGCAAGGCGATCGTTTCGAACATCCTTCATTCGGCTGGCAAGGTGCGCGGCGTGGCAATGACCAGCGAAAGCGCCCGGCAATTGCTCGAGACGATCGCCCAACGGTGGACCGAGCGGCGCCCGAACAGCCGGTTGAGAACAGACCTGGCGCCTTTGGGCAATGCCAGGGTCGCGGCGGAGCCGTCGCTCGAGCAGGCGCTGTGGAGCCTACTCGAGAATGCCGCGGAAGCGTCGTCCGGGCTCATCGACCTCGTCGGCGCGATCGAGGATGGCAATGTTGTGTTCGCCGTCCTCGACCGCGGGCCGGGGTTCAGCGAGGATCAACTCGACTGCGCGGGCCGACTGTATCAGTCGACGAAGGGGCCAGGTCACGGCCTTGGTCTGTTCCTCGCTGCCAACGTCGCGCGGCAACTCGGGGGGCGCCTCAGCATCGCCAATCGAGACGACGGCGGCGCGGAGGTCCTGATGCGGCTCCCGCTGATCGCGTCGAAAGCAAGCGAATGA
- a CDS encoding response regulator transcription factor: MSGKTLFLIENDEAFARTLARSFARRDYDVFIARSRSALEELLKAKAPDFAVVDLKLGEGSGLPCIPLLASANSAARIVVLTGYASISTAVEAIKLGATHYLPKPCNTDEIEAAFGKDSGNVAEPIRKQAGSIKTWEWERINQTLAETNFNISETARRLGMHRRTLVRKLRKNPPVR, encoded by the coding sequence ATGAGTGGCAAGACGCTTTTCCTGATCGAAAATGACGAGGCGTTTGCGCGGACGCTGGCCCGCTCATTCGCCCGGCGAGACTACGACGTGTTCATCGCGCGGTCCCGCTCGGCGCTGGAGGAGCTGCTCAAGGCGAAGGCGCCGGACTTCGCCGTCGTCGACCTCAAGCTCGGCGAGGGGTCGGGCCTGCCGTGCATCCCCTTGCTCGCCAGTGCCAACTCCGCGGCGCGGATCGTCGTGCTGACCGGTTACGCGAGCATTTCCACGGCGGTCGAGGCGATCAAGCTCGGTGCCACCCACTATCTTCCCAAGCCCTGCAACACGGACGAGATCGAGGCCGCCTTCGGCAAGGACAGCGGCAATGTCGCTGAGCCGATCCGGAAGCAGGCAGGGTCGATCAAGACGTGGGAATGGGAACGCATCAACCAGACCTTGGCCGAAACGAATTTCAACATCTCCGAAACCGCGCGTCGCCTCGGGATGCATCGTCGGACCCTTGTCCGAAAACTTCGAAAAAACCCGCCGGTCCGCTGA